The segment TTCGACATTCTGACCCGCGGTCCGTTCCCCACCGGTGCGCCTTCCGACGGCATCGTCGAGTCGCACCTGAACCATTGCGACGCTTGCCGCCAGTTGGCCGAAGCGCTGCGGCCCGCCATCGAGTTGCTGCAGGAGGCGATCGGCCCCGAAGAAAGCGGCAGCTTGCCTTGCTATGGCGGCGCGGCCGAGCCCTGGAGCGGGCCTTCCGCCGCATCTCTCAAGACGAAGCAAGCCGTCGCCACACGACGAGCGCGGCAGCCGGAAGCGTTGCCGACCGCGCCGGGCGTTTGGCCTTGGCGATCTGCCGCTCGATTTGCCGCCGCGGCCTGCGTCGGTCTGGTGCTGGCCGGCTTGCTGCGACAGGTCGTTCTGCAAGGTGCGATGGCCCGGCGCGGCATGCCGCCCGCCGTGGCCGTCGCCGCGAGTTGGCGATTGGATACCGACGCGCGCCAATGGGCACAAGAGCTGTCGCTGGGCGGTCCGTGCCGGCAACCGGTGGCCGGGCTGACGCTGGCCGCCGCCCGTCCGGGACAGGCCGCGGAAGATGCCCTGCAGCTTGCCTGTTGCCTGGGTTGTCATGCCGCCCGCGGCAATTCGCTGTTGCCGGCCGCGCGCCTCGGCGGTTTTGTACAAGCGTGTCAAGCATGTCATTAAGCATGAGGGTTCTCGCTTGCCTGCCTCAACGTTTCAACGCTGCGCGGTTGCCAGCGGTCTGGTGACGCAAGATGACCTGGAGCAGGCCCGGCAGGCCCTGCGAGCTGGAAAATCGCCCACGCGGCAGGCTCTCACCGACGACGACCTGGCCATCCAGCTCATCGCCATGGGGCGGGTGAATTCGTGGCAGGCGACACAGCTGGCCGCCGGACGCAGCACGTTCACTCTCGGCCCTTATCGCATCGTCGATTCGCTCGGCAAGGGGAGCACCGGCGACGTCTATATGGCCGAGCATTCGCTGATGGGCCGCATTGTGGCCATCAAGGTTTTGCCGCGGCGAATTTCATCGCCCGAGGCGATCGAAAAGTTCAATACGGAGATCCGCACGCAGGGGCAGTTGGACCACAACCACCTGGTGCGGGCCTTCGATGCGGGCCACCATCGCAACGTTCACTTTCTGGTGATGGAATACGTGCCCGGCACCAACCTGCGAAAGCTGGCGCGCCGGCAAGGGCAGCTTTCCATGCGTCGTGCCGCCGCTCTCGTCGCTCAGGCGGCCGAGGGGCTGGCCTACGCGCATGGCCGCGGCTTGACGCATCGCGACGTGAAGCCGAGCAACCTGTTGGTGACGCCGGAAGACCAGGTCAAGCTTTCCGACTTGGGTCTGGCCGGCTTCTTCAGCCACGCGCCTTCGGCAAACACCGACGGCAAGGCCGCCGCTCGCGCCGCCGACTTTCTTGCGCCGGAGCAGATTCAGCAGCCGGGCACGTTTTCTCCCGCGACCGACCTGTATGCCCTGGGTTGCACGCTGTACTACGCGGTGACCGGCAAAGTCCCCTTTCCGGGACCCACGTTGACGGCCAAGCTGGACGGGCATCTTCACGCCCTGCCGCGGCACCCACGGCTGCTGAACGCCTCGCTGAGCGAGGAGTTTGTGGAGTTGGTCGGCGATCTGATGGCCAAGGATCCGCGCGAGCGGCTTGCCGACGCCGACGCGGTTGCGACGCGGTTGAAGGAGGTGGCCGGTCAAACCTGAACCGGCGACGATGCTCGCGCCCGCCACCAGCACCTTTCGACCTCACCCGCTGCTGCGCGGCGGACACTTTCAGACCCTGGCCGGAGTCTATTTGCCGGGGCGTCGCTTTGTCTATAAGGCGCGGCAGCACCGGGTGACGCTCGATGACGGCGATCAGATCGTGTTGCACGATGATTGCCCCGCCGGCTGGCAGCCCGGCGACCGCGTGGCACTGTTGATTCATGGGCTGGCCGGTTGCCACCAAAGCCCGTACATGCCGCGCGTGGCCGCGAGGCTGGAAGCGCGCGGCGTGCGCGCTTTTCGGATGGACCTGCGCGGGTGTGGAGCGGGGGTGGGGCTGGCCCGGCTGCCCTATCACGGCGGGCGCTCGGAAGACGCGGCCGCCGCGCTGGAGACGATCGCCCGCTTGTGTCCCGGTTCGCCGGCCGCGCTCGTCGGCTTTTCGATGGGCGGCAATATCGCGCTCAAGCTGCTGGGCGAGCTGGGTGAGGAGCGGTGCGGCCATCTCGACCGGGCGGTGGCCGTGTGTCCTCCGTTCGACTTGCTGGCGGCGGTGCGGCACGTGCATCGGCCGGCGAATCGGTTGTATGAACGTCACTTTGTGCGTCTGTTGGTGGCCCAGGTGCGCCAGCGCGAACGGAATCTGCCCGACGCGCCGACTGTACGCTTCGGACGTCTGCCGCGGAGCCTGTGGGAGTTCGACGACCTGTTCACGGCGCCGGTCTGCGGGTTCGGCCGGGCCGACGACTATTATCGGCTGTCCAGCGCGGCCCGCGTGGCCGAAAACATTCGGCGGCCGGCATTGGTGATTGCCGCTCAGGACGACCCTTTGGTGCCCGCGGCGCCGTTGGAGCGGCTGCGCGATTGTCCGAGCGTGGAACTGGAGATCACGCGGCACGGCGGCCACCTGGGTTACGTCGGCTGGCGCGAAGGCGACCATCGCTGGCTCGACGAACGAATCGTGGGCTGGCTCACGTCGTGATTCTGGATCGGCGGAGTCCAAAACCGTAGGGTGGGACCAGCGCGCTACAGCGTCAGCTCAGCAGTTCGAGCGTGCCCGTGGCGGGCGGCGGCGGGCTGTTGCGGTATTCGGGCAGATTGATGAGCTCGATCTGGATGTCCGCATCGGTCGCGCCTTGCTCGAACTGCTGCACGTAACCGGCCAGCTCGGCGGCGGTCGGATTGCGGCCCAGATACTGCTGGAAGAAATGGGTCGTCAGGTTCTGGAAGTTCTCGGTGCCGTATTCGAAGCCGTTGACGACGTCGACCAACGTCATCTGGCCCGAGCTGAGATTATTCGTCCAGTATTGCAGTCCGCCGCTGTCCGGTTCGCGGTTGAGCAGCCGCTGGTAGAGCGCCGTCACCCAGGCGGCGTTGGACGAGAGATCCGGTCTGGCGGCCGCCGCCGAGGCATAGAACTCAGGCGAGCTGATCATGCCGCTGATGACTTGCTCCGGCCCTCCGCTGTCCTTCCACACCTGGTCCCAATAGGCGAGGCCCGCGGTGTCGGCCGGCCGCAACAGGAACTGTTGGTAATAGCCTTCGATAATCGGGTCGAGCCGCTCGTCGCTCTCAAAAATGCCTTGGGCCACCGTGCCATAGGGCTGCCCGGCGCCGACCTGTTGCGTCCAGTAGGCCAGTCCGCCCGCATCGGGGGCCCGGCCCAACACCTGCTGATAAAGCTTATCGACGATCGCCGCCTGCTCGGACGTGATGGTGACCGTCGCCACGTTGCTCACGGCAACGCCATTGGTCACCTGATAGGTGAAACTGTCGCTTCCCTGGAAGCTGGCCGAGGGAGTGTAGGTGAACGAGCCGTCGGCGTTGAGCCGCACGCTGCCGCTGGAGGGCGGCGAAACCAGTCGAGCCGACAGCGGCAGCCCACTGGGATCGTGGTCGCCGACCAGCATGCCGGAACCGGCCGCGACGGATGCCGCGGCGCCGGTGCGCAGCAGGTAGGAATGGTTGACGGCCGTCGGCTGGCCCGCCACCTCGATCTGGAACGTCTGCACCGGCGAGGTGTCGCTGCCGCCGTGCAGCGTGCCGCCGCTGTTGTACAAGGCGACGGCAATCGTGGCCGTGCCGAACTGGTTGGCGGCGGGCGTGAAGCTGAGAATGCCGGTTTTCGAGTCGACCGTCGGCGGGCTGCTGAACAAGTTGGGGTTGGTCGCCGAAAGGATGCTGGTCGCAAAGTTGAGCGTGTCGGTGGCGGGGTCGTCTTTCCCGTCGACGATCTTGCCGGCCCAGGGCGCGCTTTGCGGCCCGGCGTTCATGACCACTTGCAGGTTGCCGCCGGGTGTGAACGACGGCGGCTCGTTCGATTGATAAACGGTGACCGAGATCTTGTCATCGGCCGACGCGCCGGCATTGTCGGTGGCCTTCAAATCGATCGTCGCCGTGCCGTACTGGTCGGGCAAAAAGTGCAGCGTCAGCGTGGCGGTCGAGGGGTCGCTGCCCGACAGGCTGGCCGTCACCAGGTTGGGCGTATCGCTGGCCGCCGACAAGCGGAGCTGGTCGCCAAGGTGCAGATCGACGTCGACATCGTCGAACACCTTCGAGACGGCGGCGTTGCTGAACACGAAGTCGGCCGCGTTCTCATTGACCGATACGTCCGGAAGCCCTTGCGCCTTAGTGGGAGGGTGATCGACCTGGTCGATCTCGATCTGGAAGGTGACCGGGTGCGACGAAACCACGTTCGCTCCCAGCGCGCCGCCGGTCTCTTGGGCCACGACCGTGACCGTCGCAGTGCCGAAGACGTGTGTGCCGGGCGTGAAGGTGAGCGTGCCGTCGGCGTGGATCGACGGCTGGCCGGTGGAGGCGAACAGCGGTTGGCCCGTAGTGGCTACCGAGGTCGCCAAGTAGCTGATGGTCTCGTTTTGCTGGTCGCCGTCGATGCCGGGACTGGCCGCGGCAAATCCGCTGAAGCTGGCCTTGCCGGAGTCTTCATTCCACACGGCTTTGGGTGTGAGCGACGTGAACGAGGGCGGTTGGGGGACAAAATTGGCAGTGATGGTGAAGGTCTGCGGCTGCGAGGCGTCGACGCCGCCGTTGGCTGCGCCCCCGTTGTTTTCGGCGGTCACGGTGACCGTGGACGTGCCGAACACGTTGGGATTCAGCGTGTAGGTGAGGTTGCCGGACGCATCGATGGCCGGCTGTCCCGTCTGGGTAAACAGGGCCCCGTTGGTCACGGGCTTGACCGTGAACTGAACGGACTCGTTCGCTTGGTTCGCGGCCGGCGGATAGGTGGACGAAGGGCTGATCTGGGTGGCAAAGCCGACCACGGTCTGGGCCCCGCTGTTTTCATTCGCGGCCGGCGGGTTTGGGTTGGCGGTCACAAAACTGGGCGGCTGGTTCACGAAATTCACCGTGATGGTGAAGGCGTTCTTGCCGGAGCTGTCGCGGCCGCCGTTGGTTGTGCCGCCGCTGTTGTGCAACTGGGCGACGACGTGCGCCACGCCCGATGCGTTCGGCGCGGGCGTGTATGTAAGATCGCCCGTGACGGGGTCGATTTGCGGGGGCGTCGAGAACAGCGAGGGATTGTCGTTGACGACCGTGAAATTGAGCGTCTCGTCGATCTGGTTGGGCGCCCCAGGGTTGATGTTGGTCGCCCATGCTTTGACCGTCTGCTGGACGGAAGCGGTGCTTTCGTCAACCGGGGGCGGATTGCCCAGGGCGGTCACCTCGTAGTAATACGTGCCGCTGGCGAGCGTTCCGCCGCTGGCGGAGGCGACCAGCGACGTCTGCACCGGCGCCGGCAAACCGGTGGGATTGGTGGTGGGCGGCAGCGCGACGATGCCGCCGCCCGTATCGACAAAGCTGGTCGCCGTGCCGCCGACCGTGCCGACCAGCATGTTTTCCTGACCGGAGGACGTGCCGCGGTAAATGTCGTATCCGGTCGCGCCGCTGAGGGGCATCCAGTTCACGGTGACGGCGCCCGTGGGAGGGGTTGCGGAAGAGGCGATCACGGCGTTTTCTTCCTTGCTGACCGCGGACTGGCCGCCGATGAAGCTGGGCGGCTGGTTGACGAACGCCACCGCGATCGTAAACGATTGCGCGGCCGAAGTATCGTGACCGCCGTTTTGGGTGCCGCCATCATCGTGCAGTGCGACGTTGACGGTGGCCGTGCCATCGACGTTCGTGGCGGGCGTGAAGGTAAGGTCGCCCTTCGTGGGGTCGATCTGCGGCGCGACGGCAAACAGCGAGGCGTTGTCGGTCGTGACGACAAAGTTGAGCGCCTGCGATGCCTCGTTCGGCGCGCCGGCGTTCATGCCGCTGGCCCAGCCACTGAAGGTTTGCCGCCCGGAGTTTTCCGAAACTTGCACGCTGGGCCCGCCGCTGAAGAAGGGCGCCTGGTTGACCGGATTGACCGTGATCGCGAATTTTTGCAACCGCGACGTATCGTTGCCGCCGTTGGCGGTGCCGCCGTTGTCGTGCAAGGCGACGCTCACGTTCGCCACTCCGTTGGCATCGGGAGCGGGAGTATACGTGAGGTCGCCCGTGGCGGGATCGATGGCCGGCAACACCGAAAACAAGGCGTTGTTGTCGGTCGTGACTGTGAAATTGACTTTCTGATACGACTCGTCCGGCGGCCCCGCGTTGATGCTCGTGGCCCAGCCAGAGACACGTTGGCTGCCGGCGTTCTCATCGACGGCCGGCGGCGGACTGCTGGGAATCGTAAAGCTGGGCGCCTGGTTGACAAACGTGACGGAGATGAGGAAAGTCGCCGGCGCCGAGGTATCGATGCCGCCGTTGGCGGTCCCTCCGCTGTTGTGCAGCGCGGCGGTGACGTTCGCCTGGCCGCTCATGCCGGGTATGGGTGTGAAGGTCAGATCGCCGCTGGAGCTGTCGATGGCGGGCGGCACCAAGAACAGGCCGGCGTTGTCGGTGCTGATGATAAAGTTCAACAATTGCCCAGCTTGGTTCGGGGGCCCGTTGCTGATATTCGTGGCCCAGTTGGGAACAGCCACTTGGCCAAAGCTGCCGCTCAACGTTTCGTCCGAACCGGGAGTGAACGAGGGCGGTTGGTTGGACGCGGTGACCGTGATCGTGAACGTCTGCGGCGCCGAGGTGTCGACGCCGCCGTTGGCGGTGCCGCCGCTGTTCTGTAGCCGCACCGTCACGTCGGCGATGCCGGTGGCATAAACGGCGGGCGTGTAGTTCAGGTTGCCCGTCGCGGGGTCGATGCTCGGCAGCGCTGAGAACAGGCTATCGTTGTCGGTGGTGACGATGAAGTTGACCGACTGGGACCGGGCGACCTGATTGGGCGGTCCCACGCTGATGTTGCTGGCCCAGCCGGCCACCGTTTGCGGCCCCGGCGTCTCGTGAACGCTCTGGTTGGGGCCCGCCGTAAAGCTCGGTGGCTGGTTGACGAACGTGACGCTGATGGTAAACGTCTGGACCGCCGAAGTATCGGTGCCGCCGTTGGCGGTGCCGCCGTTGTCGTGCAATTTCACGCTGACGTGCGCCACGCCGTCTTCATCGGCGGCGGGCGTGTAGGTGAGCTTGCCGGTCACCGGGTCGATCGACGGCAGCGTCGGAAACAGCGCCGAGTTGTCGGTGGTCACGACGAAGTTGAGCGTCTGGCTGGCCTCGCTGGGCGGGCCGGCGCTGATGTTGCTGGCCCAGCCGGCGATGACCTGCGTGCCGGCGTTTTCCAGCACGGCTTGATTGCCGCCTTCCGTGAAGCTCGGCACATGATTGACAAAGTTCACCGTGATCGTGAACGTTTGCGGCAGCGACGTATCGTTGCCGCCGTTGGCAGTCCCGCCGCTGTTGTGCAACTCGACTGTGACATTTGCCACGCCGAACTCGTCGGGGGCCGGAGTATAGGTGAGCGTGCCGGTGGTCGGATCGATGGCGGGCGGCACCGAAAACAGATTCGCGTTGTCGGTGGTGATCGTGAAATTGACCGTCTGACCCGCTTGCTGCTGTTGCAACGAGCCGGGGCTGATGTTTTTGGCCCAGCCGGTCACCGCCTGCGCCCCGGAGTTCTCGTCGACTGCCACATCGGGTCCGGCGGTGAACGTGGGAGGCTGGTTGACGAAGTTCACCGTAATACTGAACGTCTGCTGCGGCGAGAGGTCGTTGCCGCCGTTGGCCGTTCCACCGTTGTCCCGCAGTTCGACGGTCACGTTGGCCACGCCACTCACGTCGAGCGCCGGCGTGTAGGTCAGCGTGCCGGTGGTCGGATCGATGGCGGGCAGCGACGAAAACAGCGAGTCGTTGTCGGTGTTGACGATGAACGTGAGCTGCTCGCCGGCCTCGCTCGGCGGACCCGCCAGGATCTGCGTGGCCCAGTTGGCCACCGATCGTGGGCCGGAGTTCTCGTTGGTGGTCTGGTCGCTGCCGGCGACGAAGCTCGGCGGCTGGTTGACGAACAGCGCGTTGATGTTGAAGACCTGGGGCGACGAAGTATCGTTGCCGCCGAAGGCCGTGCCGCCGTTGTCGTGCAATTCGACGTTCACGACCGCGGTGCCCCAGACGTTGGGCGCCAGCGTGTAGGTGAGCTTGCCCGTCGAGTCGATCGCGGGCGCCACCGAGAACAAGGCGGTGCTGCCGGCAGGCACGTTGCTGCTGCCGTTGAGGCTGTTGATGGTATACGTGACGATGAAATTGAGCGTCTGGCCGGCTTCGTCGGGCGGGCCGGGACTCAGGTTGGTGGCCCACTGCACGGGGCCGTGTGCGCCGGAGTTTTCCAGCACGGCCTGGTCCCTCCCCGGAGTGAACGTGGGAGCGTGGTTCACGCCGACCGAGATCACGAACGTCTGCGGCGCCGACGTGTCGGACCCGCCGTTGGCCGTGCCGCCGTTGTTGTGCGCCACGACAGTGATGTCCGCCGTGCCGCCCGCGCCGGGCGTGGGAGTGTAGGTGAGCGTGCCTGTGGCGTCGATGGACGGCTCGACCGAGAACAAGCTGGGATTGTCGTTGGTGATTTGGAAGGTGAGCACCTCGTTGTTTTCGCCCGGCGGTCCCGGCACGATATTGCTTAGGAAGCCGGGCACGGTCTGGGCCGGCGCATTTAGCGGCAGCGACTGCTGCGGGCCCTGGATCGTAAAGCTGGGCGCCGCGTTCACCAGCGCGCCGAAGGTGTTGCCCAACCGCAACACGAGAAGGTCCTGCTCGCTGGCGGCACCCACGGTGAAGGGGCCAAACTTCGTCGGCCCGCTACCCAGCACGCCCGTCACGTAAACGTTGCCGAAAGTGTCCACTGCGATGGCGTTGCCTTGATCTTCGCCGGCGCCGCCGTAACTCTCCGCGCTGACGAGGTTTCCTTTCTTGTCGAGCTCGGAAATGAAAACGTTGTACAGAGCGCTGCCCGAGGTCAAATTGTCCGTGGGCGAACCGTTGGGATTGAAGTTGGCTGTCCCGGAATAGCTGCCGGTCGTGTAAACGTTGCCGCTGGAGTCGACGGCGATGCCTTGTCCTTCCACATCGTAGGCCTTGCCGCCGCCAACCGCCTTGCCCCAAACAAAGTTGCCGTTGCCGTCCAGCTTCGAGATGAACTGAGAATTAATGCCCGTGACGGCATCAGTAGAATTGTTCGGATCGAGTTGGGCATCGAGCCCAAAGTAGCCGGTGGTGTAGACGTTGCCCTGCGCATCGACCGCGATGCGATTAAGCGGTTGCACGACGTCAAAGATGATTTGACCGCTGGCGAACTTGCTGGTGAGCGCTTTCGCCCAGACGACGCTCCCGCTGGACGAACTCAGCTTGGCGACGAAGTCGTTGGGCGATGAACCCGCGGCACTGGTGAGCTTGGTGCTTCCGAACGTCGCCGTCGCTTCGAAAATACCCGTGATGACCGGGTTCCCGGCAGGATCAACGGCTGCGGAGTCGGCCATATCGTCTGATGCCCCGCCGTAATTGACCGCCCATTGCGCATTGCCGCCCGGCGAATACTTGACGACGAAGACATCGCTGCCGCCCGCGCTGGTCAGCGTCGTGGATGTCGGGGTGTTGACGGTGGCGCTCCCCGTGAAGCCACCCACGACATAAGCGTCACCCAAAGGGTCGACGGCCAGTCCGGAGTTGAAGTCCTCGGCGCCGGAAATCACCGTGGTCGCCCAGAGCGGATTGCCGTTGCTGTCAAACTTGGCCAAATACGCCATATTGGCGTTTTTGGCGTCGCTGAGCGCGAGCGGGCCGATGGTCGTGTTTCCCGTCAGCACGCCGGACAGATAGAGGTTGCCAAAGCCGTCCAGCTTCAGCGTCGG is part of the Pirellulales bacterium genome and harbors:
- a CDS encoding serine/threonine-protein kinase: MPASTFQRCAVASGLVTQDDLEQARQALRAGKSPTRQALTDDDLAIQLIAMGRVNSWQATQLAAGRSTFTLGPYRIVDSLGKGSTGDVYMAEHSLMGRIVAIKVLPRRISSPEAIEKFNTEIRTQGQLDHNHLVRAFDAGHHRNVHFLVMEYVPGTNLRKLARRQGQLSMRRAAALVAQAAEGLAYAHGRGLTHRDVKPSNLLVTPEDQVKLSDLGLAGFFSHAPSANTDGKAAARAADFLAPEQIQQPGTFSPATDLYALGCTLYYAVTGKVPFPGPTLTAKLDGHLHALPRHPRLLNASLSEEFVELVGDLMAKDPRERLADADAVATRLKEVAGQT
- a CDS encoding alpha/beta fold hydrolase — encoded protein: MLAPATSTFRPHPLLRGGHFQTLAGVYLPGRRFVYKARQHRVTLDDGDQIVLHDDCPAGWQPGDRVALLIHGLAGCHQSPYMPRVAARLEARGVRAFRMDLRGCGAGVGLARLPYHGGRSEDAAAALETIARLCPGSPAALVGFSMGGNIALKLLGELGEERCGHLDRAVAVCPPFDLLAAVRHVHRPANRLYERHFVRLLVAQVRQRERNLPDAPTVRFGRLPRSLWEFDDLFTAPVCGFGRADDYYRLSSAARVAENIRRPALVIAAQDDPLVPAAPLERLRDCPSVELEITRHGGHLGYVGWREGDHRWLDERIVGWLTS
- a CDS encoding DUF4214 domain-containing protein, producing MLAANLSFAIAGPGPNAEQAFAIRADAAGNVYELATDAVYKFAPDGTEIWSSPYTASSGINQKESLAVDNSGDIYIAGNFSNGAGSPAKFGSTALVSAGGNDGYLAKLDSNGNFVWAESFGGSDDDVAYGVAADSSGNAYITGHFNGTATIGTGQNAKTLTTKTGDILVAKFDPTGALLWVNAYGDTGTGKGSGDGRGIAVDAQGNAYVTGEFSSPFSQVDFDPAAPGTHDLTTFFSTDFLLKLDTNGNYVWAKKLNANTTAGDGSAEGYGIAVDAQGNIYNTGTFGGPVELDPNGGDLNTSADFVFHDAFVLKLDSSGNFDWAADLHNTGIGIGGLQPEDIATDASGNVYTVGYYDGIANFDPNGSQLRTSAGGDDVYVSALTSQGSFLWVATAGENGTDQGYGVATASAAGGAYVYACGSYSNTINFNPGNGPADNVPANAIWDGFLWGLNYFHNQIGGVVWNDQNGDNIRESTEAGVGGVPVALFTGTPGSGTQVATTVTDSLGLYSFNGVSVNQSYYVQVSLPPGDTFATENVGTDPTIASNVSPLTGDSGAITVSPGQSVIVNAGFEQVVTNNFGLAFGIPSIGFTYGSSIVADSLGDIYVAGNFDGTTTFGSGAGGVTLSTTYAPNDFIAKYAPDGSLLWVQQMVSDLWQYAPTLKLDGFGNLYLSGVLTGNTTIGPLALSDAKNANMAYLAKFDSNGNPLWATTVISGAEDFNSGLAVDPLGDAYVVGGFTGSATVNTPTSTTLTSAGGSDVFVVKYSPGGNAQWAVNYGGASDDMADSAAVDPAGNPVITGIFEATATFGSTKLTSAAGSSPNDFVAKLSSSSGSVVWAKALTSKFASGQIIFDVVQPLNRIAVDAQGNVYTTGYFGLDAQLDPNNSTDAVTGINSQFISKLDGNGNFVWGKAVGGGKAYDVEGQGIAVDSSGNVYTTGSYSGTANFNPNGSPTDNLTSGSALYNVFISELDKKGNLVSAESYGGAGEDQGNAIAVDTFGNVYVTGVLGSGPTKFGPFTVGAASEQDLLVLRLGNTFGALVNAAPSFTIQGPQQSLPLNAPAQTVPGFLSNIVPGPPGENNEVLTFQITNDNPSLFSVEPSIDATGTLTYTPTPGAGGTADITVVAHNNGGTANGGSDTSAPQTFVISVGVNHAPTFTPGRDQAVLENSGAHGPVQWATNLSPGPPDEAGQTLNFIVTYTINSLNGSSNVPAGSTALFSVAPAIDSTGKLTYTLAPNVWGTAVVNVELHDNGGTAFGGNDTSSPQVFNINALFVNQPPSFVAGSDQTTNENSGPRSVANWATQILAGPPSEAGEQLTFIVNTDNDSLFSSLPAIDPTTGTLTYTPALDVSGVANVTVELRDNGGTANGGNDLSPQQTFSITVNFVNQPPTFTAGPDVAVDENSGAQAVTGWAKNISPGSLQQQQAGQTVNFTITTDNANLFSVPPAIDPTTGTLTYTPAPDEFGVANVTVELHNSGGTANGGNDTSLPQTFTITVNFVNHVPSFTEGGNQAVLENAGTQVIAGWASNISAGPPSEASQTLNFVVTTDNSALFPTLPSIDPVTGKLTYTPAADEDGVAHVSVKLHDNGGTANGGTDTSAVQTFTISVTFVNQPPSFTAGPNQSVHETPGPQTVAGWASNISVGPPNQVARSQSVNFIVTTDNDSLFSALPSIDPATGNLNYTPAVYATGIADVTVRLQNSGGTANGGVDTSAPQTFTITVTASNQPPSFTPGSDETLSGSFGQVAVPNWATNISNGPPNQAGQLLNFIISTDNAGLFLVPPAIDSSSGDLTFTPIPGMSGQANVTAALHNSGGTANGGIDTSAPATFLISVTFVNQAPSFTIPSSPPPAVDENAGSQRVSGWATSINAGPPDESYQKVNFTVTTDNNALFSVLPAIDPATGDLTYTPAPDANGVANVSVALHDNGGTANGGNDTSRLQKFAITVNPVNQAPFFSGGPSVQVSENSGRQTFSGWASGMNAGAPNEASQALNFVVTTDNASLFAVAPQIDPTKGDLTFTPATNVDGTATVNVALHDDGGTQNGGHDTSAAQSFTIAVAFVNQPPSFIGGQSAVSKEENAVIASSATPPTGAVTVNWMPLSGATGYDIYRGTSSGQENMLVGTVGGTATSFVDTGGGIVALPPTTNPTGLPAPVQTSLVASASGGTLASGTYYYEVTALGNPPPVDESTASVQQTVKAWATNINPGAPNQIDETLNFTVVNDNPSLFSTPPQIDPVTGDLTYTPAPNASGVAHVVAQLHNSGGTTNGGRDSSGKNAFTITVNFVNQPPSFVTANPNPPAANENSGAQTVVGFATQISPSSTYPPAANQANESVQFTVKPVTNGALFTQTGQPAIDASGNLTYTLNPNVFGTSTVTVTAENNGGAANGGVDASQPQTFTITANFVPQPPSFTSLTPKAVWNEDSGKASFSGFAAASPGIDGDQQNETISYLATSVATTGQPLFASTGQPSIHADGTLTFTPGTHVFGTATVTVVAQETGGALGANVVSSHPVTFQIEIDQVDHPPTKAQGLPDVSVNENAADFVFSNAAVSKVFDDVDVDLHLGDQLRLSAASDTPNLVTASLSGSDPSTATLTLHFLPDQYGTATIDLKATDNAGASADDKISVTVYQSNEPPSFTPGGNLQVVMNAGPQSAPWAGKIVDGKDDPATDTLNFATSILSATNPNLFSSPPTVDSKTGILSFTPAANQFGTATIAVALYNSGGTLHGGSDTSPVQTFQIEVAGQPTAVNHSYLLRTGAAASVAAGSGMLVGDHDPSGLPLSARLVSPPSSGSVRLNADGSFTYTPSASFQGSDSFTYQVTNGVAVSNVATVTITSEQAAIVDKLYQQVLGRAPDAGGLAYWTQQVGAGQPYGTVAQGIFESDERLDPIIEGYYQQFLLRPADTAGLAYWDQVWKDSGGPEQVISGMISSPEFYASAAAARPDLSSNAAWVTALYQRLLNREPDSGGLQYWTNNLSSGQMTLVDVVNGFEYGTENFQNLTTHFFQQYLGRNPTAAELAGYVQQFEQGATDADIQIELINLPEYRNSPPPPATGTLELLS